The genomic region CGTCACGATGTGGCAGAGAGGGGCGAGCGTTGGTAAGTCGTACATTATGTGTACCTTGTAACCGTAATAGTTCTCCCCGGTTATATGATCGTAACCCCAATCGGCGTCGCGGTCCTTTTTGCAGTGGGCATCAAGGCTGGTGCTGTCCACCCCGACCATGGCCATGAAGTCCGGGTACGCTTCCCGGATCATGCCCGTGAGAATGACCATTATGCGGTCCACGTCCACTTCGTCTTTGAACCTGCTGAACGTGCTCATGCTGGGCAAATGGTCAAAGCCAAGAATATTCATTTTATAATAATCACCACTGAGAATCCTTACCAATTCGCTAACACTCCGTAAATTTGCCAGTTCTTTGTAAAGAAGACCTCGGAGCAAGGCTACCCTGCTATACCGTGGAGGCCTGCCCAGATTATTTTTAGGCTCCAAATACCGGAAACGCTGCCAGTCAACCGCTTCCAACATCAACAAATACACATCAGAAAGTATTTTACACCGACAATCCAAACAAGAAACGG from Methanocella conradii HZ254 harbors:
- a CDS encoding transposase, with the protein product MLSKNVCMGWQMPVSCLDCRCKILSDVYLLMLEAVDWQRFRYLEPKNNLGRPPRYSRVALLRGLLYKELANLRSVSELVRILSGDYYKMNILGFDHLPSMSTFSRFKDEVDVDRIMVILTGMIREAYPDFMAMVGVDSTSLDAHCKKDRDADWGYDHITGENYYGYKVHIMYDLPTLAPLCHIVTPANNHDVTQLLPLLEKMGIRVLFMRGLLADMAYDSKEKVELLYKAGISMINLVNRRNSKKETNKYRLQDYMPFHDITMNKLYKNRMHCEYANYLLKEHLDLKRVNTTGILRTHTKTGLTLIARLIQVLYQLRQEANPRTTIIE